A single Candidatus Neomarinimicrobiota bacterium DNA region contains:
- a CDS encoding UDP-2,3-diacylglucosamine diphosphatase translates to MNNTAYFLSDVHLRIQVDDVERERRKELFLLMDKIKAEKATLFIVGDWFDFYFEYGYLVSQAYLDVYSKMKELADAGVTIHYFGGNHDYWIGSFLTNTIGVKIYPKAATIEFADKQFYFNHGDGLDPEDVGYHRLRSVIQHPLFIWAFRWLLHPNISHWIANWLSRGSRKKYSKETSIDHLNLIRKNYAFAEDKFAEGADFVITGHIHYPKLKMFDKNTFLTIGDFLNYFSYGYFDGVNLSLKQWHVKQLEQRELP, encoded by the coding sequence ATGAATAATACAGCTTACTTCCTTTCAGACGTTCATCTACGGATACAGGTTGACGATGTTGAGCGAGAACGCCGCAAAGAACTATTCCTGCTTATGGACAAGATAAAAGCAGAAAAGGCCACCCTCTTTATAGTCGGGGATTGGTTTGATTTCTACTTTGAGTATGGCTATTTGGTCTCCCAGGCTTATCTGGACGTCTATTCAAAAATGAAGGAGTTGGCTGACGCTGGGGTTACCATCCATTATTTCGGTGGGAATCATGACTATTGGATAGGTTCATTTTTAACCAACACCATCGGAGTAAAAATATACCCCAAAGCGGCCACCATTGAGTTTGCCGATAAGCAGTTCTATTTCAATCATGGTGATGGTCTGGATCCGGAAGATGTTGGATATCATCGCTTGCGAAGTGTCATTCAACATCCCCTCTTTATCTGGGCATTTAGATGGCTCCTTCACCCGAATATCAGTCATTGGATCGCAAACTGGCTTTCCAGGGGCAGCAGAAAAAAATATAGCAAAGAGACGTCAATTGATCATTTGAATCTAATACGTAAAAACTATGCCTTTGCTGAGGATAAATTTGCAGAAGGTGCTGATTTTGTCATTACTGGACATATTCACTATCCAAAATTAAAAATGTTCGATAAGAACACCTTTCTAACCATTGGAGATTTCTTGAATTATTTCAGCTATGGTTATTTTGATGGAGTGAATCTATCACTTAAACAATGGCATGTTAAGCAATTGGAACAAAGGGAATTACCTTGA